The following coding sequences are from one Candidatus Methylacidiphilales bacterium window:
- the mraY gene encoding phospho-N-acetylmuramoyl-pentapeptide-transferase, translating into MLYFLSHLKDWFGPFRIFEYVSFRAMAAALTTFLATLWIGPAVIRMLTRLKLGQPIRGKEEVHKLAELHGSKKGTPTMGGLMILITWTIASLLWVKLNNHFLWIVLIPTLLLGVLGFMDDYLKIKRKTSGGIKSRHKLLWQVLVATAVSVFLIYYPETREASRNLQLPFIKVTVVDMGWAAVVFFGFVIVGSSNAVNLTDGLDGLASGCAISAASVFGIFAYLSDHKDFTPYLLLPRAPGVSELAVVCAAMAGSCLGFLWYNCHPAKVFMGDTGSLAIGGALAIVAICVNQEFLLAIVGGVFVMEALSVILQVGSFKLTGKRIFAMSPLHHHFELKGWNESTVVVRFWILGLVFALLGLATLKLR; encoded by the coding sequence ATGTTGTATTTCCTGAGTCATTTGAAGGACTGGTTCGGGCCGTTCCGAATCTTTGAATACGTCTCGTTCCGGGCCATGGCCGCGGCGTTGACAACGTTTCTGGCCACGCTTTGGATCGGGCCCGCAGTCATCCGCATGCTGACGCGGCTCAAGCTGGGCCAGCCGATCCGCGGCAAGGAGGAGGTCCACAAACTGGCCGAGCTGCACGGAAGCAAGAAAGGGACGCCGACCATGGGAGGGCTGATGATCCTGATCACCTGGACGATTGCCTCGCTTCTATGGGTCAAACTGAACAATCATTTCCTCTGGATCGTCTTAATACCCACTTTATTGTTAGGCGTACTTGGATTCATGGACGATTACCTGAAAATCAAGCGCAAGACATCGGGCGGGATCAAAAGCCGGCACAAGCTCTTGTGGCAGGTACTGGTGGCGACAGCCGTGAGTGTGTTTCTGATTTATTATCCGGAGACACGCGAGGCTTCCCGCAACCTGCAACTGCCCTTCATCAAAGTCACGGTTGTGGACATGGGATGGGCGGCGGTTGTCTTTTTCGGATTTGTCATTGTCGGATCGTCCAACGCGGTCAATTTGACGGATGGACTGGACGGGCTCGCGTCGGGTTGCGCGATCTCGGCGGCGTCGGTGTTCGGTATTTTTGCCTATTTAAGCGACCACAAGGATTTTACGCCGTACCTGCTTTTGCCCCGCGCGCCCGGCGTCTCGGAGCTGGCGGTTGTCTGCGCCGCCATGGCCGGTTCCTGCCTCGGATTTCTCTGGTACAACTGCCATCCCGCGAAAGTTTTCATGGGCGACACCGGATCGCTGGCCATTGGCGGAGCGCTCGCAATTGTGGCGATCTGCGTCAACCAGGAGTTTTTGCTCGCGATTGTCGGCGGCGTTTTTGTCATGGAAGCGCTTTCCGTGATTCTGCAGGTGGGGTCTTTCAAGCTGACAGGGAAGCGGATTTTTGCCATGTCGCCGCTTCACCATCATTTTGAGCTAAAGGGATGGAATGAATCCACCGTGGTGGTGCGCTTTTGGATTTTGGGCCTGGTGTTTGCCCTGTTGGGGCTCGCGACATTGAAGTTGAGATGA
- a CDS encoding UDP-N-acetylmuramoyl-tripeptide--D-alanyl-D-alanine ligase — translation MIPLSLGKLAEMAGGKLIGNQAERHVVRVWTDTRTLQPGDLFVALKGDAFDGHDFLSQAAAAGAVAALVHRIPDGFTAAQGFSLIQVGDTLKAFQQLAHRYRKSLPVKVVAITGSNGKTSTKEFAAAVLSIRFKTHQTRGNLNNHIGVPMTLLELDDSHEWAVVEMGMNHPGELEPLVRMAAPDIGIITTVGWAHIEAFADRKEIAAEKSQVIRHLPPKGLAILNGDNELARALSMESSGRVVLAGSGLDCAYRIQAKEFMADSTRFVFFAPDGNVEIRLPVPGWHMVQNAALAGALGIELGLTLGEVARGLGSVQGMKNRLSVRRFRKGWMMDDSYNASPDSMLAAFQTLCRLPGNGRRVALLGSMGELGASAAELHRWTGRMAAKEGVGLLFSSGPMAGELAEGARAGGLPAGNAKAFEDLDSLTHYYWNHSMEDDQILVKGSRSEKMERVVLELEKKGGACCIS, via the coding sequence ATGATACCGCTTTCTCTTGGAAAACTTGCGGAAATGGCCGGGGGCAAGCTCATCGGCAACCAGGCGGAAAGGCATGTCGTCCGCGTTTGGACGGACACCCGCACCCTGCAACCGGGCGACCTGTTTGTGGCTCTCAAGGGCGATGCGTTTGACGGCCATGATTTTCTGTCACAGGCCGCCGCTGCGGGGGCCGTTGCCGCGCTGGTACACAGGATTCCGGATGGATTTACCGCCGCGCAAGGCTTCAGCCTGATCCAGGTCGGGGACACCTTGAAGGCTTTTCAGCAACTGGCACATCGCTACCGTAAATCACTCCCTGTCAAAGTGGTTGCGATTACCGGCAGCAATGGCAAGACCAGCACCAAGGAATTCGCGGCGGCGGTGCTTTCGATCCGTTTCAAGACGCACCAGACACGGGGCAATTTGAACAATCACATCGGGGTGCCGATGACCTTGTTGGAGCTGGATGATTCCCATGAATGGGCCGTGGTGGAAATGGGAATGAATCATCCGGGCGAACTGGAACCCCTGGTGCGCATGGCCGCGCCTGACATCGGGATCATCACCACCGTGGGCTGGGCCCATATTGAAGCCTTTGCCGACCGGAAGGAAATTGCCGCCGAAAAATCGCAGGTGATCCGGCATTTGCCGCCAAAAGGGCTGGCAATCCTGAATGGGGATAATGAGCTGGCCCGGGCGCTCTCCATGGAAAGCAGTGGGCGGGTGGTTCTTGCGGGATCGGGACTGGACTGCGCGTACCGCATCCAGGCGAAGGAGTTTATGGCCGACAGCACGCGGTTTGTATTTTTCGCTCCGGACGGAAATGTGGAAATCCGGCTGCCGGTTCCCGGCTGGCACATGGTACAGAACGCCGCACTGGCCGGCGCCCTTGGAATCGAATTGGGGCTGACACTCGGGGAAGTGGCCCGTGGATTGGGGTCGGTCCAGGGAATGAAGAACCGCCTTTCGGTCCGCCGTTTCCGGAAGGGCTGGATGATGGATGACAGCTATAACGCAAGTCCTGACTCCATGCTGGCGGCATTTCAAACATTGTGCCGCCTGCCGGGAAACGGACGCCGGGTTGCGCTTTTGGGTTCAATGGGGGAATTGGGGGCGTCGGCCGCGGAATTGCACCGCTGGACGGGCCGGATGGCGGCGAAAGAAGGAGTGGGATTGCTGTTTTCCAGCGGGCCGATGGCTGGAGAGCTGGCTGAAGGCGCCCGGGCGGGAGGCTTGCCCGCAGGCAATGCGAAAGCCTTTGAGGATTTGGATTCACTGACACATTACTATTGGAATCATTCCATGGAAGACGACCAGATCCTGGTCAAGGGTTCCCGGAGCGAAAAAATGGAGCGCGTGGTGTTGGAACTGGAAAAGAAGGGGGGCGCATGTTGTATTTCCTGA
- a CDS encoding penicillin-binding transpeptidase domain-containing protein, with protein MSDKMRVRAMMAIVLFALAFTVISGRLVYLQLVCHEKYRDEAIRKQYAVRPIAPVRGRILDCQNRVLAQSTPVTDLRIDGKLALENPEGLEPVAHILSMAPEELRGLVAPEKRDLLIRQELDSATLEQLKELKYKPLIFSDRIKRIYPNGAEASHVVGFTNQVEKTLDEYQTSIQTEQGVFGIEQVFDKYLTGIPGERRIVLNASRKEIAAYRQYDRQPRNGLDVVLTLDQVVQHVIEEEADRLCREYSPKTVSIIVMRPSTGEILGITNRPTFDPNDRKTMEPISNLRDCAITDIYEPGSTFKIVTSAAVLSEGIVGLDTPIFCENGSFFYAGQELKDTSPHGTLPFREALKVSSNIAFAKLGLALGEERLYRQIRLMGFGDCAQNPRLALPGEQKGILRPTNYWTKLSLTRVPIGYEVGVTNLQMTMAMASIANGGKLMEPVLVKSVMDPSGRVVKEYLPRVVRQVVTPEVAAQVRQALEGVVEDGGTGSAARLDKFTVSGKTGTAWKLVNGSYSGGAYYSSFLGFVPSENPQFLVSILVDEPQGKVYYGGKVAGPAFKNIATQVAQQLNMVPKDPVTMLAKGPKP; from the coding sequence CGAGAAATACCGCGACGAAGCCATCCGCAAGCAGTATGCGGTGCGTCCCATTGCGCCCGTGCGCGGCCGGATACTGGACTGCCAAAACCGGGTTTTGGCCCAGAGCACCCCGGTGACCGATCTGCGGATTGACGGGAAACTGGCGCTGGAAAATCCCGAAGGCCTGGAGCCGGTGGCTCACATTCTTTCCATGGCGCCCGAGGAACTGCGGGGCTTGGTTGCTCCCGAGAAGCGGGATCTGTTGATCCGCCAGGAATTGGATTCCGCGACGCTGGAACAGCTCAAGGAGTTGAAGTACAAGCCCCTGATTTTTTCCGACCGCATCAAGCGGATTTATCCGAACGGGGCGGAAGCCAGCCATGTGGTGGGTTTTACCAACCAGGTTGAGAAGACTCTGGATGAATACCAAACCTCGATCCAGACCGAGCAGGGCGTGTTCGGGATCGAACAGGTGTTTGACAAATATCTCACCGGAATCCCCGGGGAACGGCGCATAGTTCTCAACGCCTCGCGCAAGGAAATCGCGGCCTATCGCCAATATGACCGCCAACCCCGCAACGGGTTGGATGTGGTGCTCACGCTTGACCAGGTGGTCCAGCATGTGATCGAGGAGGAGGCTGACCGGTTGTGCCGGGAATATTCCCCCAAGACAGTGAGCATCATCGTGATGCGCCCTTCAACGGGTGAAATTCTGGGCATTACCAACCGGCCCACGTTTGATCCGAACGACCGCAAGACCATGGAGCCGATCTCCAACCTGCGCGATTGCGCAATCACGGACATCTACGAGCCGGGCTCGACATTCAAGATCGTCACGAGCGCGGCTGTGCTGAGCGAGGGGATTGTCGGCCTTGATACGCCTATTTTTTGCGAAAACGGGAGCTTTTTTTATGCGGGCCAGGAACTGAAGGACACCTCGCCCCACGGCACCCTGCCATTCCGCGAGGCCTTGAAAGTGTCCAGCAACATTGCGTTTGCCAAACTCGGGCTGGCGCTGGGAGAGGAGCGGCTCTACCGCCAGATCCGGCTGATGGGATTCGGGGATTGCGCGCAAAATCCCAGGCTGGCGTTGCCGGGGGAACAAAAGGGAATCCTGCGCCCTACAAATTATTGGACCAAACTTTCGCTCACCCGCGTGCCGATAGGTTACGAGGTTGGCGTGACCAATTTGCAGATGACCATGGCGATGGCGTCAATCGCCAACGGCGGAAAACTGATGGAACCGGTCCTGGTGAAGTCCGTGATGGACCCAAGCGGGCGTGTTGTGAAGGAATATCTTCCGAGGGTGGTGCGGCAGGTGGTGACTCCCGAGGTGGCGGCACAGGTTCGGCAGGCGCTTGAGGGCGTTGTCGAGGACGGCGGGACGGGTTCCGCGGCCAGGCTGGATAAATTCACCGTTTCCGGAAAAACAGGGACTGCCTGGAAGCTGGTCAACGGCAGTTATTCCGGCGGCGCCTATTACAGTTCGTTTTTGGGATTTGTGCCGTCGGAGAATCCGCAGTTTCTGGTTTCGATCCTGGTCGATGAACCCCAGGGAAAGGTTTATTACGGCGGCAAGGTGGCCGGACCGGCTTTCAAGAATATTGCGACACAAGTGGCCCAGCAATTGAACATGGTCCCGAAAGATCCGGTCACCATGCTGGCGAAAGGTCCAAAACCGTGA
- a CDS encoding UDP-N-acetylmuramoyl-L-alanyl-D-glutamate--2,6-diaminopimelate ligase, protein MKLSSVISNLEVETRSGDADPEISGVAYDVAQVRPGSAFCTWKGLKSDGHRFVPEAVRRGASALILEELPAETVDCPVLVVDSGRRALSQTAANFYGNPADRLEMIGVTGTNGKTSTAYLLHYLFEKLNISCGLIGTVEYRAGRRKLHASRTTPESADLQALLAEMRDAGCRAVVMEVSSHALELERVYGIPFRTAAFTNLTRDHLDFHIKMENYFSAKAKLFSGLAPGSRAVVNIDDAYGKRMAEFIAPGVHVATFGFDAAAMYRADRMEFRADGTTFDFESPEGTLRIQTRWVGRFNVSNMLAALAVMLPRGCDPAQMAAWMKDAPPVPGRLQPVEHEGPFSVLVDYAHTDDAVRNVLQSVRLLCRGKLHILIGCGGDRDRSKRPLMARAACELADRVVFTSDNPRSEDPGAILSEMTAGVPEFSNYSVAPNRAEAIAAILKGAGEGDLVLLAGKGHETTQEIAGELHHFSDAEVAARILKGGAA, encoded by the coding sequence GTGAAACTGAGCTCGGTCATTTCCAATTTGGAGGTCGAGACCCGCTCCGGGGACGCGGATCCGGAGATCAGCGGCGTGGCTTATGATGTGGCGCAGGTGCGACCGGGCTCGGCTTTTTGCACCTGGAAAGGGTTGAAGTCGGACGGCCACCGTTTTGTGCCGGAGGCGGTACGGCGCGGGGCGTCGGCCTTGATCCTTGAAGAACTGCCCGCGGAAACGGTGGATTGTCCCGTGCTGGTTGTGGATTCGGGCCGCAGGGCCTTGTCGCAGACAGCCGCCAATTTTTACGGGAATCCGGCGGACCGGCTGGAAATGATCGGCGTCACCGGGACCAACGGGAAGACCTCGACGGCCTATTTGTTGCATTACCTGTTTGAGAAGTTGAATATCTCCTGTGGATTGATAGGAACCGTGGAATACCGGGCCGGACGCCGGAAGCTCCACGCTTCGCGCACCACGCCGGAAAGCGCCGACCTTCAGGCGCTGCTTGCAGAAATGCGGGATGCGGGCTGCCGGGCGGTTGTGATGGAGGTTTCCTCCCATGCGCTGGAACTGGAACGCGTGTACGGCATTCCATTCCGGACCGCGGCCTTCACCAACCTCACGCGCGACCACCTCGATTTTCACATCAAAATGGAAAATTATTTCAGCGCGAAGGCAAAACTGTTTTCCGGCCTGGCGCCGGGCTCCCGCGCGGTTGTCAATATTGATGACGCTTATGGCAAAAGAATGGCCGAGTTCATTGCGCCGGGTGTCCATGTGGCGACCTTTGGATTTGACGCGGCGGCCATGTACCGCGCCGACCGCATGGAGTTTCGCGCCGATGGAACGACCTTTGATTTTGAAAGCCCGGAAGGAACCCTCCGCATTCAAACGCGCTGGGTGGGCCGTTTCAATGTTTCCAACATGCTGGCCGCGCTTGCGGTCATGCTGCCCCGCGGCTGCGACCCCGCCCAGATGGCGGCCTGGATGAAAGACGCGCCGCCGGTTCCGGGACGGTTGCAACCCGTCGAGCATGAAGGGCCGTTTTCCGTGCTGGTTGATTACGCGCACACCGATGACGCGGTGCGCAATGTCCTGCAAAGCGTCCGGCTGCTGTGCCGGGGCAAGCTGCATATCCTGATCGGTTGTGGCGGCGACCGCGACCGGAGCAAGCGCCCGTTGATGGCGCGTGCGGCCTGTGAGCTTGCGGACCGGGTTGTTTTCACGTCCGATAATCCGAGAAGCGAAGATCCCGGAGCCATTTTGAGCGAAATGACGGCGGGAGTCCCGGAATTTTCCAATTACAGCGTGGCGCCGAACCGGGCCGAAGCCATTGCGGCCATTTTGAAGGGGGCCGGCGAGGGGGATTTGGTGCTGCTGGCCGGGAAGGGTCATGAAACAACGCAGGAGATTGCGGGCGAGCTTCATCATTTTTCGGATGCGGAAGTGGCCGCGCGGATTTTAAAGGGAGGCGCCGCATGA
- the murD gene encoding UDP-N-acetylmuramoyl-L-alanine--D-glutamate ligase, which translates to MKNKKVVVLGLGESGRAAAELLISKGANVIIRDDYLNERIDQLVRKFATSGVRVETQKTGFTPCRFDLGVLSPGIDPSMPLVKQLKGGNTPVIGEVELAYRFCEAPVAAITGTNGKSTTTELVAAVLTAGGHRTEACGNIGKPFSDVVRSGEFYNVITLEVSSFQLEAIVDFRPQVAVYLNLTPDHLDRYKSVEEYRQAKVRIFMNQTADDFAVVNPDCDLPELKAKRITINAYHADADYTFSGGWLCAGKEKILEQSATRLGGMHNAENQLAALAVGDIYGVPREAAVDALRAYQPLPHRCELVREFEGVLYLNDSKATNIDALEKALLGQTRPVVLIAGGKDKGFDFGAIKKLVSEKVKEAVLIGETQSKLVQAWGQHVRCHRAGSLEEAVQAGRRLSRPGDTVLLSPGCSSYDMFKDFEHRGQLFRELVNQLA; encoded by the coding sequence TTGAAGAACAAAAAGGTAGTGGTTTTGGGTCTGGGTGAAAGCGGCCGTGCGGCCGCCGAACTCTTGATATCGAAAGGAGCCAATGTGATTATACGCGACGATTATTTGAACGAACGGATTGACCAACTGGTGCGGAAATTTGCAACCAGCGGAGTGCGGGTGGAAACGCAGAAGACGGGCTTTACGCCCTGCCGTTTTGACCTCGGGGTGCTTTCACCCGGCATTGATCCGAGTATGCCGCTGGTCAAACAATTGAAGGGGGGGAATACGCCCGTCATCGGCGAGGTGGAACTGGCGTACCGCTTTTGCGAGGCTCCCGTGGCCGCCATTACCGGCACCAACGGAAAGAGCACGACCACCGAACTGGTGGCGGCGGTATTGACAGCCGGCGGGCACCGGACCGAGGCTTGCGGAAACATCGGGAAGCCGTTTTCCGATGTGGTGCGCAGCGGCGAATTTTACAACGTGATCACGCTGGAGGTCAGTTCTTTCCAGTTGGAGGCCATTGTTGATTTCCGGCCCCAGGTGGCGGTCTATCTGAATCTGACACCGGACCATCTGGACCGCTACAAATCAGTCGAGGAATACCGGCAGGCCAAGGTCCGCATCTTCATGAACCAGACGGCGGACGATTTTGCGGTGGTGAATCCGGACTGCGATCTGCCTGAGCTGAAGGCAAAACGGATCACGATCAATGCGTATCACGCAGATGCCGATTACACATTTTCCGGCGGCTGGCTTTGCGCGGGGAAGGAAAAGATCCTCGAGCAATCCGCCACGCGCCTGGGCGGAATGCACAATGCGGAAAACCAGCTTGCGGCGCTGGCCGTGGGCGATATTTACGGCGTGCCGCGCGAGGCCGCAGTGGACGCTTTGCGCGCCTATCAACCGCTTCCTCACCGCTGCGAACTGGTGCGTGAATTTGAAGGGGTGCTGTATTTGAACGACTCCAAGGCCACCAATATCGACGCGCTGGAAAAGGCGCTCCTGGGCCAGACCCGGCCGGTTGTGCTGATTGCGGGGGGAAAGGACAAGGGCTTTGACTTTGGTGCCATCAAGAAGCTGGTGTCGGAAAAAGTGAAGGAAGCTGTTTTGATCGGGGAAACCCAAAGCAAACTGGTGCAGGCCTGGGGCCAGCATGTGCGGTGCCATCGCGCGGGCAGCCTCGAGGAAGCCGTACAAGCCGGCCGGCGCTTGTCCCGTCCGGGCGATACGGTGCTCCTTTCACCGGGCTGCTCCAGTTACGACATGTTCAAGGATTTCGAACACAGAGGCCAACTATTCAGGGAACTGGTCAACCAGCTCGCTTGA